From Gemmatimonadota bacterium, the proteins below share one genomic window:
- a CDS encoding NADH-quinone oxidoreductase subunit D: MTAPPKRRSYLIAPAPDTGRDLVTEEFTVNMGPQHPSTHGVLRLEIVTDGEIVVDAVPHLGYLHRNFEKHAENEGWQQVVPYCDRLDYLASMNMDHGYALAVEKLAGIEPNRRVQTLRVLFAELQRIASHIVAIGTYGLDLGAMTPFWWLFRDREMILDIFETVCGARLLYNFMWVGGLSHDLQEGMEDRIRDFVDYFEPRLREVDVLLTDSHIFIERTADVGVLPAEVALEYACTGPVLRGSGVEWDLRRDEPYDIYPELDFDIVVGQGAKGTLGDCWDRYWVRLEEMRQSCRIIRQILDRGIPEGDVRESVPKKLKVPAGECYARSEAPRGELGFYLASGGKDRPERVRCRSGCFCNLSALPELVPGVMLGDLVAIIGSVDIVLGEVDR, from the coding sequence ATGACGGCTCCCCCGAAGCGCCGCTCCTACCTCATCGCACCCGCCCCGGATACGGGCCGGGATCTGGTGACAGAGGAGTTCACCGTCAACATGGGCCCGCAGCACCCCTCCACGCATGGCGTTCTCCGTCTGGAGATTGTCACGGACGGGGAGATCGTGGTGGATGCGGTGCCGCACCTTGGGTATCTCCACCGGAACTTCGAGAAACACGCGGAGAACGAAGGCTGGCAGCAGGTGGTTCCGTACTGCGACCGGCTGGATTATCTGGCGTCCATGAACATGGACCACGGATACGCGCTGGCGGTGGAAAAGCTCGCGGGCATTGAACCAAATCGCCGCGTCCAGACCCTGCGGGTTCTCTTCGCGGAGCTTCAGCGGATTGCCAGCCACATTGTCGCGATCGGCACCTACGGACTGGACCTCGGAGCCATGACCCCGTTCTGGTGGCTGTTCCGGGACCGGGAGATGATCCTCGACATCTTCGAGACCGTCTGCGGCGCCCGGCTCCTCTACAACTTCATGTGGGTGGGTGGGCTTTCCCACGACCTCCAGGAAGGGATGGAGGACCGAATCCGGGACTTCGTGGACTACTTCGAGCCGAGGCTCCGCGAGGTCGATGTTCTGCTCACGGACAGTCACATCTTCATCGAGCGGACGGCGGATGTGGGTGTGCTTCCCGCGGAGGTTGCGCTGGAGTACGCCTGCACGGGGCCGGTCCTTCGCGGGTCCGGCGTCGAATGGGATCTCCGTCGGGATGAACCGTACGACATCTATCCGGAGCTGGATTTCGACATCGTCGTGGGACAGGGCGCGAAGGGAACGCTCGGCGACTGCTGGGACCGCTACTGGGTGCGGCTGGAGGAGATGCGCCAGTCGTGCCGGATCATCCGCCAGATTCTCGATCGCGGGATTCCCGAGGGGGATGTTCGGGAGTCGGTTCCGAAGAAGCTGAAGGTCCCGGCGGGTGAGTGCTACGCCCGCTCCGAGGCGCCGCGCGGGGAACTCGGCTTCTATCTGGCCTCCGGCGGAAAAGACCGCCCGGAGCGCGTGCGCTGCCGGTCCGGCTGCTTCTGCAATCTCTCCGCGCTGCCGGAGCTCGTGCCCGGCGTGATGCTGGGGGATCTGGTGGCCATCATCGGGAGCGTCGACATTGTTCTGGGCGAGGTGGACCGATGA
- the nuoH gene encoding NADH-quinone oxidoreductase subunit NuoH, whose protein sequence is MNLTGIIWLDGLLFAGVLAICIAVGALVAVWLERKVSALAQDRLGPMEVGRYHGVLQTIADALKLLQKEDIVPKAADRFLHILAPGIVMGGVIAAAVVIPWAADAIPADLNIGIFYFAAISSLGVIGILLAGWGSNNKWALFGALRAVAQIVSYEIPAGLVLLAAVIFAGSLSTVDIVQSQAGGFWNWMLFRAFPFNFIGMVVFFLAAIAETNRAPFDMPEAESELVAGYHVEYSGMRFAIFFLAEYGAIFMAVAMLSVVYLGGWHAPFPFLDFLPGVFWMVLKVFLLTNFVILVRWSLPRVRVDQLMTISWKYLTPIAFVCVLGAGAMALLP, encoded by the coding sequence ATGAACCTCACCGGGATCATCTGGCTGGACGGCCTTCTCTTCGCCGGGGTTCTTGCGATCTGTATCGCGGTGGGTGCGCTGGTGGCCGTGTGGCTGGAGCGAAAGGTGAGCGCCCTTGCGCAGGATCGTCTGGGGCCCATGGAAGTCGGGCGTTACCACGGCGTGCTGCAGACCATCGCGGATGCGCTGAAGCTCCTCCAGAAGGAGGACATCGTTCCGAAGGCCGCGGATCGATTCCTGCACATTCTGGCGCCCGGTATCGTGATGGGAGGCGTGATCGCGGCGGCCGTGGTCATTCCCTGGGCGGCCGATGCCATTCCCGCGGACCTCAACATCGGCATCTTCTACTTCGCGGCGATTTCCTCGCTCGGCGTGATCGGCATTCTGCTGGCCGGGTGGGGGAGCAACAACAAGTGGGCGCTCTTCGGGGCGCTGCGCGCCGTTGCGCAGATTGTGTCGTATGAAATCCCGGCCGGGCTGGTTCTCCTGGCGGCGGTGATCTTCGCGGGTTCGCTTTCCACCGTGGACATTGTTCAGTCGCAGGCGGGCGGCTTCTGGAACTGGATGCTCTTCCGCGCGTTCCCGTTCAACTTCATCGGCATGGTTGTGTTTTTTCTGGCCGCCATTGCGGAGACGAATCGCGCGCCCTTCGACATGCCGGAAGCGGAGTCGGAACTGGTGGCCGGCTACCATGTGGAGTACTCGGGCATGCGGTTCGCCATCTTCTTTCTGGCGGAGTACGGGGCCATCTTCATGGCGGTGGCCATGCTGAGCGTCGTTTATCTGGGCGGGTGGCACGCGCCGTTCCCGTTCCTGGACTTCCTCCCCGGCGTCTTCTGGATGGTGCTGAAGGTGTTCCTGCTCACGAACTTCGTCATTCTGGTGCGCTGGTCGCTGCCGAGAGTTCGCGTGGATCAGCTCATGACAATCTCGTGGAAG